The nucleotide sequence CTCGACGTCGGCGCGGATCCGCTCGGTGAGCACCTGGCGCAGCTCCGGGCGCCGGGTCGCCTCCAGGCGCAGTTCCAGGAGGGCGAGGTAGCCGGTGCGGAAGCCGCTGACCCGGCCGACGAGCTCCTTCATCAGCACGGTGTACGTGGCGAGGTCCGGGCTCGCCGCCCGCTGCCGCTCGATGGTCGCCTCGTCCGGCTGGAGCCGCTCGTAGACCCGGGCGCCCGCCTGGGTCAGCAGGTCGTCGCGGTTGGCGAAGTAGTTGGACGCGGTGCCGGGCGGCACGGCGGCCTCGGTGTCCACCGCGCGGAAGGTGAGGCCCCGGGCCCCCTCGCGGGCGAGCACCTCGATGGCGGCGTCGACGAGCGCCGCCCGGCGCTCGGGGTTGCTGCGGGCCACCGGTGTCACTCCTGTCGTCCGGCCGTCGCGCGTACTCCAGGGAGAGTACTACGCCTGGAGTGGATCGAGGTCCGGGCGGAGGTCCAGGTACCGGCCGAGGCGCGCGGCCGCGTCCAGCATGGCGAGCCGTCGTGCCGTGAGCCGCCGCTCCCAGCCCTCCAGGGCGGCGCCCAGCGCCTGCGTGCCGCCCGCCGTACGGATCTGCCGGACCACCTCGGCGATCCGGTCCAGCGGGTAGCCGCCGCGCCTCAGGAGGTGCGCCAGCTCGGCGTCGCGGACGTCGGCCGGCCCGTAGACGCGGTGGCCGGTGGCGGCGTCCCGCGCGGGGGCGAGGATCCCGGCCCCCTCCCAGTTGCGCAGGGTCGCCCGGGTGACGCGGAGCCGGCGCGCGAGCTCGCCGACCGTGCGGGTGTCCGGCCCGGCCGCGGGGCGCTCGGCCGGGTGCGCCAGCAGGTGCTCCACGGCGCCGCGCACCGCGTCGAGGGTCTCCCGGTCCCGGAGCGACTGGGCGTGGCCCCGGTCGACGGCGGTCAGGGCGGCGTCGAGCGCGCCCGAGTGCAGCGCGTTCATGATCCGCCCGCCGGTGGCGTGCCCGTACGCCCGGACGAGGGCGAGATAGGCGTCGAGCGCCGCCGCGTGGGTCTCGGTGTAGACCCGGTAACCGCTGGGGGTGCGCGCGGCGGGCGGGAGGCAGCCGTCGGCCTCGTAGTTGCGGACCGCCTGGGTCGAGATGCCGTGCCGGCGGGCCAGGTCGGTCGGTCGCACGATGCTCCTTGTTTTGAGACTTGGCGGCACGGTCGGCGCTGAATACACGGGCATGCTTCCGTAAAGTCTCCACCGTTCTTTCAAGGATACGGTGGAGGCTCATGAACCAGGACTTCCATGACCTCGTCACCCCTTCCTGCACCCTGCTCGGGCTGGGCGAACCCACCCATCAGGAACCCGCCTTCGGGCGGATCCGCAACACGCTCCTCGCCGGGCTCGCCGACCGCGGCTTCCGGTCCGTCGCCCTGGAGACCGACCGCCTGGCCGCGCTGCGGGTCGACGCCTACGTCCAGGGCGGGGCCGACAGCCTCGACGCCGTCCTGGCCGAGGGCTTCTCGCACGGCTTCGGCGCCCTCGACGCCAACCGGGAGCTGGTCGCCTGGATGCGCGACCACAACGCGGGCCGGCCGGCGGCCGAGCGGCTGGCCTTCCACGGCTTCGACATCCCGACCGAGAACTACAGCGCGCCCAGCCCCCGAGCGGCCCTGGAGCACGTCCGCGCGTACCTCGGGCTCGCCCCCGGGACCCCCGAGACCCCCGAGGATGCGGACCGGTTCGCCCGCCTTCTCGGGGACGACGAGCACTGGAGCCGCCAGGAGGCGGTCCTGGACGCCGCGCAGTCGCCCGGCGCCACCCCCGAGGCCGAGCGCGCGAGGGCCCTCGCCGACGACCTGGTCGTCACGCTGCACTCCCGCGCGCCCGAGCTGATCGCGGCGACCTCGCTCGCCGCCTGGCGGCGGGCGAAGGCGCACCTGGC is from Streptomyces showdoensis and encodes:
- a CDS encoding TetR/AcrR family transcriptional regulator, with the translated sequence MARSNPERRAALVDAAIEVLAREGARGLTFRAVDTEAAVPPGTASNYFANRDDLLTQAGARVYERLQPDEATIERQRAASPDLATYTVLMKELVGRVSGFRTGYLALLELRLEATRRPELRQVLTERIRADVEANVAYHEASGLPGDATAVKLLILAFNWLIVEQLTLPDVFSEEERDALIAAAVDRIVGGTPG
- a CDS encoding TioE family transcriptional regulator; translation: MRPTDLARRHGISTQAVRNYEADGCLPPAARTPSGYRVYTETHAAALDAYLALVRAYGHATGGRIMNALHSGALDAALTAVDRGHAQSLRDRETLDAVRGAVEHLLAHPAERPAAGPDTRTVGELARRLRVTRATLRNWEGAGILAPARDAATGHRVYGPADVRDAELAHLLRRGGYPLDRIAEVVRQIRTAGGTQALGAALEGWERRLTARRLAMLDAAARLGRYLDLRPDLDPLQA
- a CDS encoding erythromycin esterase family protein; this translates as MNQDFHDLVTPSCTLLGLGEPTHQEPAFGRIRNTLLAGLADRGFRSVALETDRLAALRVDAYVQGGADSLDAVLAEGFSHGFGALDANRELVAWMRDHNAGRPAAERLAFHGFDIPTENYSAPSPRAALEHVRAYLGLAPGTPETPEDADRFARLLGDDEHWSRQEAVLDAAQSPGATPEAERARALADDLVVTLHSRAPELIAATSLAAWRRAKAHLAAAIGLLRYHRQCAEPGEPGARITRLLATRDALMAENLLAVREAEELRGPTLVFAHNLHLQRSPSAWTAGELSATWSSAGGIVGSLLGDRYVCVAGSVGRSAALGLTDPGPDTYEGALQHRVDGWGTVRADEVPDGRGRTGAEPAKGYFPLDRATLDGVDAVLHLRDAGAVGASAR